One Caloramator mitchellensis DNA window includes the following coding sequences:
- a CDS encoding DUF5050 domain-containing protein, whose protein sequence is MRRFIAFFVTIIMILGMLPKINFAATTSELPKNVVIAGDKIYSLNYMQNNSTLVNDQISKYPDKVYYIEQDGAIKDKNGNYVTEDKIVSTNGRMLTLYSTDSENGTKYVADANNLYRKISASGSNTSAKYGYALVDITKSGTTGSSVVYVKINSIYGVSNASYYDIGTGTITTDRKGIYETTSLITSNSDFNFSIYSSSGNEVAEGSVNNITSSVTNFPVLLTIVGDGSTSGSRVTGNISNNGLAASDGEFIYYSNLADGGKIYKKSINGLDEYPITEDNARYINVVGDYIYYSNLSDGGKIYKIKTDGTERTRLNNVLSSYINVVGDYIYYINGSKSSYIYLMSRYNSSVNYPVVSNRAAYLVVFDNMIYYSNLSDKGRLYSYNLNGGAKNVFTVGSSYSPGVRYISVTNDGIVYAAGFDGKLYRSVSNNRLTEVNVMANDTKKEKFTVINAQTTNDVYYRSNMLGGKLYKADSTGSGSLVYSEVITNINIAEDYIYFTKGNKLFSYKIGSTDKAVAAAKFKPDEKVASVVMETIIDSNEPLPDKVSAIMGDGSVRELLVNWDLRNTKVKNGITTYKGKVVGYGTSVSIGKARYSTMVAVDKVKVYNFEGAKADYVVVEGLAKGDIITLYDTNDKALGKATADKSGIAKITKLELDSDGGTLKIVKTQSGCAPSDALVYTYSSEAPTIVKAEYDSSSNKYRVTFTGKSPNIGYGFVSNANDNISNYTTTSGSSGVNGSYYFDIPKSAVENLVDGENKFLKIAYYSDNTLKSPSNPYTFLAQQKPIVAYNFNTSSFSGLNSLIECSFDGNNWISSQELISDKTLLYGKSYVLVRFIPSLNKMPGQIAYVPLVEMPQITVTAGSYKVFDSKDNNLFNFDELTNTLTAKYIANAGFVGTDNVKINVTTSGSSGVSYSLDINGSTNVSNSTTDASVKLTDITTASGLSTLNMVLKLKNGSEDIATQNIRVKVFNSSVEPPAPELYGVVGKAETNGNLTAYSAKVRVKYDPVLSAVVKGTITNTSVGNSAAITYNFYLNNGYWEGEEVSGVPGTYKVNINYEDNLLKPATISTTGQSITFNIDTNKTPQIRLTAGSDPTTYIGALYKSKGITDGDYKIYSSDPDASTKNILSTTTGSVTLEGFEATTSGAFEWIKEGDSRDLSKDYSFYVKYQYVGELVWHDAAQGTVINTLAPGQTSTDYYLKVVVINNKNGYSSEYIYKFTLK, encoded by the coding sequence ATGCGAAGATTTATTGCTTTTTTCGTGACGATTATAATGATTTTAGGGATGCTACCTAAAATAAATTTTGCGGCAACTACAAGTGAACTGCCGAAAAATGTAGTTATAGCTGGAGATAAGATTTATTCTTTAAATTATATGCAGAATAATTCCACATTAGTAAACGACCAAATTTCTAAGTATCCTGATAAAGTTTATTATATTGAACAAGATGGAGCTATTAAGGACAAAAATGGGAATTATGTAACTGAGGACAAAATTGTTTCAACAAACGGAAGAATGTTGACATTATATTCTACTGATAGCGAAAATGGGACAAAATATGTTGCAGATGCAAATAACCTTTATAGGAAAATATCAGCTTCAGGAAGTAATACTTCGGCTAAATATGGATATGCTCTTGTTGATATAACAAAAAGCGGAACTACAGGAAGCAGCGTTGTTTATGTAAAGATTAACAGTATTTATGGAGTTTCAAATGCATCTTATTATGATATTGGAACTGGAACTATTACAACTGATAGGAAAGGTATTTATGAGACAACTTCATTGATAACATCAAATAGCGACTTTAATTTTAGCATTTATTCGTCTTCGGGAAATGAAGTAGCCGAAGGAAGTGTTAATAACATCACTTCGAGTGTAACGAATTTTCCAGTTTTATTAACAATAGTAGGTGATGGAAGCACCTCTGGCAGCAGGGTTACTGGCAACATAAGTAATAATGGACTGGCAGCATCTGACGGTGAATTTATTTATTATAGCAACTTAGCAGATGGCGGAAAGATATATAAAAAGAGCATTAATGGATTGGATGAATATCCAATTACTGAAGATAATGCAAGATATATAAATGTAGTTGGCGATTATATTTATTATAGTAATCTTTCGGATGGTGGAAAGATTTATAAAATAAAAACAGATGGAACTGAAAGAACCAGGCTAAATAATGTATTATCATCTTATATAAATGTAGTTGGAGATTATATTTATTATATAAATGGATCAAAGAGTAGCTATATATATTTAATGAGTAGATATAATAGCAGTGTAAATTACCCAGTTGTTAGCAATAGGGCAGCTTATCTTGTTGTATTTGATAATATGATTTATTATAGCAATTTATCTGATAAAGGAAGGCTATATTCATATAATTTAAACGGTGGAGCCAAAAATGTATTTACAGTAGGAAGCTCATATAGCCCTGGAGTAAGATATATCTCTGTTACAAATGACGGAATTGTTTATGCTGCAGGGTTTGATGGGAAACTATACAGAAGTGTTTCGAACAATAGATTAACAGAAGTGAATGTAATGGCTAATGATACTAAAAAAGAAAAATTTACTGTAATTAATGCTCAAACGACAAACGATGTTTATTATAGAAGTAATATGTTGGGCGGAAAGCTGTATAAGGCGGATTCTACTGGAAGCGGCAGTTTGGTTTATTCTGAGGTTATAACTAATATTAATATAGCTGAAGATTATATTTATTTTACAAAGGGAAACAAACTATTCAGTTATAAAATTGGTTCAACAGATAAAGCTGTTGCAGCAGCAAAATTTAAGCCAGATGAAAAAGTTGCAAGTGTAGTAATGGAAACGATAATAGATTCAAATGAGCCTTTGCCTGATAAGGTTTCGGCGATTATGGGGGATGGTTCTGTAAGAGAATTGCTTGTTAACTGGGATTTAAGGAATACAAAGGTTAAGAACGGTATTACTACGTATAAGGGTAAAGTAGTTGGTTATGGGACTTCGGTTTCAATAGGAAAAGCTAGATATTCAACGATGGTGGCTGTTGATAAGGTAAAGGTTTATAATTTTGAAGGTGCAAAAGCTGACTATGTCGTGGTTGAAGGTCTGGCTAAGGGAGATATAATAACTTTATATGATACTAATGATAAGGCCTTAGGAAAGGCTACTGCAGATAAGTCGGGAATTGCTAAGATTACAAAGCTTGAATTGGATTCCGATGGAGGCACTCTTAAGATAGTTAAAACTCAATCCGGCTGTGCGCCAAGCGATGCTTTAGTTTATACGTATTCATCTGAAGCACCAACAATTGTTAAGGCAGAATATGATAGTAGTTCAAATAAATATAGGGTTACATTTACTGGAAAGAGCCCGAATATTGGCTATGGGTTTGTAAGCAATGCGAATGATAATATTTCAAATTATACTACAACTTCAGGATCTTCAGGTGTGAACGGTTCCTACTATTTTGATATACCAAAGAGTGCAGTTGAGAATTTAGTGGATGGAGAAAATAAATTTTTAAAGATTGCATATTATAGTGACAATACTTTAAAGAGTCCATCTAATCCATATACCTTCCTTGCACAACAAAAACCTATTGTGGCCTATAACTTTAATACAAGTTCCTTCAGTGGATTGAATAGTTTAATTGAGTGCTCGTTTGACGGGAACAATTGGATATCCAGTCAGGAGTTAATCTCTGATAAGACATTGCTATATGGAAAGAGTTATGTTTTAGTGAGATTTATTCCAAGTTTAAATAAGATGCCAGGACAAATTGCTTATGTTCCACTCGTTGAAATGCCTCAAATTACTGTTACTGCAGGAAGTTATAAGGTATTTGACAGCAAGGATAATAACTTATTTAATTTTGATGAACTTACAAATACATTAACAGCCAAGTATATTGCAAATGCAGGATTTGTAGGAACAGATAATGTAAAAATTAATGTAACTACAAGCGGAAGTTCTGGAGTAAGTTATAGCTTAGATATTAATGGAAGCACCAATGTTAGCAACTCAACAACGGATGCATCTGTAAAATTAACTGATATTACAACAGCATCAGGGCTCTCAACTTTAAATATGGTGTTGAAGCTAAAGAATGGAAGCGAAGATATAGCAACACAGAATATTAGAGTTAAGGTGTTTAACAGTTCTGTTGAACCACCTGCACCGGAATTATATGGTGTTGTTGGAAAAGCCGAAACAAATGGAAATTTAACAGCGTATAGTGCAAAGGTAAGAGTAAAATATGACCCTGTGCTATCAGCAGTTGTAAAAGGAACTATAACAAATACTTCAGTAGGAAATTCAGCGGCTATTACCTATAATTTCTATTTGAATAACGGTTATTGGGAAGGCGAAGAAGTATCAGGAGTTCCAGGAACCTATAAAGTGAATATAAATTATGAAGATAACCTATTGAAACCAGCGACGATTTCTACAACTGGCCAATCAATTACATTTAATATTGATACAAATAAAACACCACAAATAAGGTTAACTGCTGGAAGTGATCCTACAACTTATATCGGTGCTTTATATAAATCTAAGGGAATTACTGATGGAGATTATAAGATATATTCTTCTGACCCTGATGCATCTACAAAAAATATTTTATCAACGACAACTGGAAGTGTGACTTTAGAAGGTTTTGAAGCTACTACAAGTGGAGCTTTTGAATGGATAAAGGAAGGCGATTCGAGAGATTTAAGCAAAGATTATTCATTCTACGTAAAATATCAGTATGTAGGCGAACTCGTATGGCATGATGCAGCTCAGGGCACGGTTATAAATACTCTTGCACCTGGACAAACATCTACAGATTATTATTTGAAGGTAGTTGTAATAAATAATAAAAATGGTTATTCAAGTGAATATATATATAAGTTTACTTTAAAATAG
- a CDS encoding Ig-like domain-containing protein — translation MKKIFLSITIILVLFIDANAASQFDKIYDNISPDKVWTIKFNRPYGYTTLNNSIQLTDQNGNKLTPQTSTTSDPNALQILPPSGGYTFGNTYYLTISRELKSANGKRLIKPYTMKFTIMSGYQLTYEVKIGGLNILKEIKISKITLPNAYKYKLDDSSNYYKLDEIASLIVPKDYTTIQFYDSNGNYLGKASIYVKTSNTQTTNITR, via the coding sequence ATGAAAAAAATTTTTTTATCTATAACAATAATATTAGTGCTTTTTATTGATGCTAACGCAGCATCGCAATTTGACAAAATATACGATAATATATCACCGGACAAAGTTTGGACCATAAAGTTTAACAGACCATACGGCTATACAACCTTAAACAACTCAATACAGCTTACTGACCAAAACGGTAACAAACTAACCCCTCAAACTTCCACAACAAGCGACCCAAATGCGCTGCAAATACTCCCTCCAAGTGGAGGTTATACATTTGGGAACACATACTACCTCACAATATCAAGAGAACTAAAATCAGCCAATGGAAAAAGGCTTATTAAACCATATACCATGAAATTCACAATAATGTCTGGTTATCAGCTTACCTACGAAGTCAAGATTGGAGGATTAAATATCTTAAAAGAAATAAAAATAAGCAAAATAACGTTGCCAAATGCTTATAAATACAAATTAGACGATAGCAGCAATTATTATAAATTAGACGAAATAGCAAGTCTCATTGTTCCAAAGGACTACACAACCATCCAGTTTTACGACTCAAATGGAAACTACCTTGGAAAAGCTTCAATATATGTGAAAACTTCAAACACACAAACAACCAATATTACAAGATAA
- a CDS encoding prepilin-type N-terminal cleavage/methylation domain-containing protein gives MKKKGFTLLEMIIVLAIMSIIVSIAAPQTMKALQKSKQTADLLTAKTIAVAIQEAMAEGAELSATTGWAKVENNIFTDTTNYTLSNYIENLSSLKPKQNANYDFYYNYNINDNTLKIGVGENNENPTVIYPEPESSESGS, from the coding sequence TTGAAGAAAAAAGGTTTTACCTTGCTTGAAATGATTATAGTTCTTGCTATTATGTCAATTATTGTTAGCATTGCAGCTCCTCAGACTATGAAGGCATTGCAAAAGTCAAAGCAAACTGCAGATTTGTTGACAGCAAAGACGATTGCAGTTGCTATACAGGAGGCGATGGCTGAAGGAGCGGAACTAAGCGCAACCACAGGATGGGCAAAGGTCGAAAATAACATTTTTACGGATACTACTAATTACACTCTTTCTAATTATATAGAGAATCTTAGTAGTTTAAAGCCAAAACAAAATGCTAATTATGATTTTTATTATAATTACAACATTAATGATAACACATTGAAGATTGGAGTAGGAGAAAATAATGAAAATCCGACTGTAATATATCCAGAACCAGAATCGAGTGAGTCTGGAAGTTAA
- a CDS encoding complex I 24 kDa subunit family protein produces MAKYDVDEVKLRQLEEYIDSITEKEGALIGVLYKAQEIFGFLPKDVQLFIARKLNVTAAKVFGVTTFYSYFTMQPRGKHVINVCLGTACFVKGADKILEEIKKELDIKEGNMSSDGMFTVDTLRCVGACGLAPVVIVDGKVFGRVKVEDVKGILDEYKEATE; encoded by the coding sequence ATGGCAAAGTATGATGTTGACGAGGTAAAGCTAAGACAGCTTGAGGAGTATATCGACTCGATAACTGAGAAGGAAGGGGCGTTGATAGGGGTTCTTTATAAGGCTCAGGAGATTTTTGGTTTTTTGCCAAAGGATGTGCAGCTTTTTATTGCGCGAAAGCTCAATGTGACGGCGGCGAAGGTTTTTGGAGTTACGACATTTTATTCGTATTTTACGATGCAGCCGAGGGGAAAGCATGTTATAAATGTTTGTCTTGGGACTGCTTGTTTTGTTAAGGGTGCTGATAAGATTTTGGAAGAGATTAAGAAGGAGCTTGATATTAAAGAAGGGAACATGTCGAGCGATGGGATGTTTACAGTTGATACGCTAAGGTGCGTTGGAGCATGTGGATTGGCGCCTGTGGTTATTGTTGATGGAAAGGTATTTGGAAGGGTTAAGGTGGAGGATGTCAAGGGAATTTTGGATGAGTATAAAGAGGCGACGGAATAA
- a CDS encoding CD0519/CD1768 family membrane protein, with translation MGGSYVDKKIVKAVNAESFIFIAIISGSFLFLSKTMGIANMFSTMMKTAHDLLINTVFFIMAIAVLAGAFGALLTEFGVVALINKILSPLMKPLYDMPGAASIGVITTYLSDNPAIITLSKDKGFARYFKRYQIPALTNLGTAFGMGLIVTTFMISQAPEGQSFILPAIIGNIGAVVGSIVSVRIMMHFTKKEYGTEKMAYEGEESIDLTKFREIRSGSIFQRALEAILDGGKTGVEMGLSIIPGVIVICTLVMMLTNSPKGGVYTGAAYEGVPVLPWIGEKLSFILKPLLGFKNPEAIAFPITALGAVGAAIGLVPKFLQQGLIGANEIAVFTAMGMCWSGYLSTHVAMMDALESRQLTNKAIFAHTIGGLAAGVVAHLLVTFT, from the coding sequence ATGGGGGGGAGTTATGTGGACAAAAAAATTGTAAAGGCAGTAAATGCTGAATCATTTATTTTTATTGCCATTATTTCAGGTTCTTTTTTATTTTTATCCAAAACTATGGGGATTGCAAATATGTTTAGCACTATGATGAAAACAGCTCATGACCTCTTGATTAACACAGTGTTTTTTATTATGGCAATAGCTGTTCTTGCGGGAGCATTTGGTGCACTTTTGACTGAATTTGGAGTGGTTGCGCTTATTAATAAAATATTATCGCCATTGATGAAGCCGCTCTATGACATGCCGGGTGCCGCGAGTATTGGAGTTATAACAACTTATCTTTCGGATAATCCAGCAATAATTACTCTTTCAAAGGATAAAGGTTTTGCAAGATATTTTAAGAGATATCAAATTCCTGCACTCACTAATCTTGGAACTGCATTTGGAATGGGGCTTATTGTGACAACATTTATGATTTCACAGGCTCCTGAAGGACAAAGTTTCATACTTCCAGCGATAATTGGGAATATTGGTGCAGTTGTAGGAAGCATAGTAAGCGTTAGAATAATGATGCATTTTACTAAAAAGGAATATGGAACGGAGAAAATGGCATATGAAGGTGAAGAGTCAATTGATTTGACTAAATTTAGAGAAATAAGAAGCGGCAGCATTTTTCAAAGGGCGCTTGAGGCGATATTGGATGGAGGTAAAACTGGAGTTGAAATGGGGCTTTCGATAATTCCTGGAGTAATTGTAATATGCACTCTTGTTATGATGCTCACTAATTCACCAAAGGGTGGGGTATATACAGGCGCTGCTTACGAGGGGGTTCCGGTGCTTCCGTGGATTGGGGAAAAGCTAAGCTTTATATTAAAGCCGCTTTTGGGATTCAAAAACCCAGAGGCTATAGCATTTCCTATAACTGCTCTCGGAGCAGTAGGTGCTGCAATTGGACTTGTTCCTAAATTTTTGCAGCAGGGATTGATTGGAGCTAACGAAATTGCTGTGTTTACAGCCATGGGAATGTGCTGGAGTGGTTATCTTTCAACTCACGTTGCAATGATGGATGCTCTTGAATCAAGGCAGCTTACCAACAAAGCTATCTTCGCCCACACAATCGGCGGCTTAGCAGCAGGTGTCGTGGCACACCTATTGGTGACATTCACTTGA
- a CDS encoding transposase: MSRLPRIIYKNAIYHVYQRGNNKEEIFKNPKHKAVFLKQIKDYRQVFDYELLAYAIMDNHYHLMIKAGESSISQVMFNINNSFCKYLNENEDRVGHVFAGRFNAKVVEDEVYLFTLLRYIHRNPVKAGLCDDVNKYKWSSHVFYKYAINNNFINTREILQYASPDLKESIRFYNNIVGFDSENDFEKDYETIKSTFFPDQDEAAVLPEILIEKKIFRKSLEEIFNELFSSEDVKKFIMAGSKSPRLTKYKVEFIKKALNYKYTLKEIGDFLKISESAVCRLINKSLN, encoded by the coding sequence GTGTCAAGATTGCCTCGAATAATTTATAAAAATGCAATTTATCACGTATATCAAAGAGGAAACAATAAAGAAGAAATTTTTAAAAATCCAAAGCACAAAGCCGTATTTTTAAAGCAGATAAAGGATTACAGACAGGTATTTGATTATGAGCTTTTAGCCTACGCTATAATGGACAATCATTACCACTTAATGATTAAAGCTGGAGAGAGTTCGATAAGTCAAGTTATGTTTAACATCAATAATTCATTTTGCAAGTATCTAAATGAAAACGAAGATAGAGTCGGTCACGTGTTTGCCGGAAGGTTTAACGCAAAAGTTGTCGAAGACGAGGTTTATCTTTTTACTTTGCTACGCTATATTCATAGAAATCCCGTAAAAGCCGGGTTATGCGACGATGTGAATAAATATAAATGGTCGAGCCATGTTTTTTATAAATATGCTATTAATAACAATTTTATCAATACAAGAGAAATTTTGCAATATGCTTCCCCCGATTTAAAAGAGTCTATCAGATTTTATAATAATATAGTTGGCTTTGATAGCGAAAATGATTTTGAAAAGGATTATGAGACTATTAAATCGACATTTTTCCCAGACCAGGACGAAGCAGCTGTATTACCTGAGATATTAATTGAAAAGAAAATTTTCAGAAAATCTTTGGAAGAGATTTTTAACGAACTGTTTTCATCAGAAGATGTTAAAAAATTCATTATGGCAGGTTCAAAAAGCCCAAGACTTACAAAGTATAAAGTAGAGTTTATTAAAAAGGCTTTAAATTATAAATACACATTAAAGGAAATAGGAGATTTTTTAAAAATTAGCGAATCTGCAGTATGCAGGTTAATTAATAAATCGCTGAATTGA